GTTGTTGGTACCTATCTCTATCGCTTCTTCAAAATTTTTGATAGCTTCTTCAAACTTATAAAGTTTAAAGTAGGTCAAACCTAAATTATGAAGAACGCTTATGTTTTTGTGGTCGTTTGCCTGTTGATACTCTTTTTCTGCTTCTTTTAGGTTCCCTGAAAGTTCATAACTCACACCTAAATTGTAGTGTATTGTTTTGTCATTGGGGGTTATCTCTAACGCTTTTTTGAAGTTTTCTATAGATTTTTGATACTCTTCTAATTTACCATATAGTACACCTAACTGGGTGTATGCCATAACGTAGCGAGGGGATAATTTTATTGATTGTGTGTATGCCTGTATGGCTTCTGGGTAGTTTTGAAGGGCTTCAAAGGAGTCTCCCAGATGTCTATAAGCAATAAAGTCAGCAGGGTTTATTCGTACTACTTCTTTGTAAGCTTCTACTGCTTCCTCGTGTTTATTTATTTTTGCATAAGCATATCCCAGATTAAAGTAAGCGAAAGTATTTTCAGGCAATATTCTTATTGATTGTTTGAAAAACTCAATGGCTTCTTGGTGTTGCCCTAATTTTGAACATACTATACCTAAATTGTTGTAGGCTGCAATATAGTTTGGTTCTATACGTATTGCTTCTCTAAAAGCCTTGGTAGCTTCTATGTTCTGCTCAATTGCGCTATAAATCATACCTAACTCGAAGTGGGCGTCACACCGGTTGGGGTTTAATTTTATTGCTTCTTCGTATGCTTTTATAGCTTTTTGTGTTTCTCCGATATGATTATAGTTTTCACCGAGTGCATATTGATAGTCAGCGTTTTGAGGGTTTATCTTTATAGCTTTTTCCAACTTATCAACTGCTTGTTGGTATTCTCCTATTGTAGAGTAGGTTACTCCTAAGGCATACAGAGTCCCGGGCTGGTTGGGATCTAACTTTCTCACCTGTTTGAATGCCTCTAAAGCCTCTTCGTACTTAAGAAGGCGAAAAGAGTTACAGCCTATCAGATAGTACGCCTTTTTATGGTCATTCTTTATTGCTACACATTTTTTGTACATCTGGAGCGCCTCTTTTGGTTTGTTGAGTTGCATATAAGCCTCGCCTGATAAATAATATGCTTTATAACAGTTAGGGTTTAGGTAAACTGCTTTTTGACATTCAAAGAT
This bacterium DNA region includes the following protein-coding sequences:
- a CDS encoding tetratricopeptide repeat protein, coding for MTNQKGKIIDIFSKVKVFYIEGNYNVTIDMCQKIIEIDPKYIVAYTYLGLSYKNLNQFKKSKEAFEKAIEIDPYNANTYYFYGLLYHKLRQPEKTIFECQKAVYLNPNCYKAYYLSGEAYMQLNKPKEALQMYKKCVAIKNDHKKAYYLIGCNSFRLLKYEEALEAFKQVRKLDPNQPGTLYALGVTYSTIGEYQQAVDKLEKAIKINPQNADYQYALGENYNHIGETQKAIKAYEEAIKLNPNRCDAHFELGMIYSAIEQNIEATKAFREAIRIEPNYIAAYNNLGIVCSKLGQHQEAIEFFKQSIRILPENTFAYFNLGYAYAKINKHEEAVEAYKEVVRINPADFIAYRHLGDSFEALQNYPEAIQAYTQSIKLSPRYVMAYTQLGVLYGKLEEYQKSIENFKKALEITPNDKTIHYNLGVSYELSGNLKEAEKEYQQANDHKNISVLHNLGLTYFKLYKFEEAIKNFEEAIEIGTNNIYTYLNLGSAYEKIGEYEKGLKALKEALRLNPKNHSIHYNIGNIYYKLEKYWESVEAYQKSIKLSPNKIEAYFNMTISYSKLQDKRKVIEAFEKVVELDPGNARFHYCLGEAYWEFEHLKEAFKQYKLLKRIDPNRAIKLFSVIKPLKSNKIGDPESYN